The following nucleotide sequence is from Penaeus monodon isolate SGIC_2016 chromosome 29, NSTDA_Pmon_1, whole genome shotgun sequence.
acaagttGGGTGAAATATTCCCGTTTTAGATGACTGATGATTCGCAATTTGAATTAATGTCACAAGAATGGTCTGTTATACGGAATAGGTTGTATAATAtaagtttttattctttttcctcttcttcctgagCGACTTAGTCCTGCTACTTTATCTGTGTAAAAGATGAAGAATTTTGTAAACGGGAAAAGCCGCAGGCCTTGTACAGGCCTCACATAACCACTGTGATTTCTAGTAGATAATTGATATTAGAGGCAATAGGGTAGGATTTTGTAAGTTAATTTTCATGTGTCACGGTTAATTGCTCACATATTTCGTATTTAGAaggtatgttgtatgttatgaAGANNNNNNNNNNNNNNNNNNNNNNNNNNNNNNNNNNNNNNNtcagtttttcccattttgtatGCTAATGGTGATCTAATTGTCAGTGTaccaaaaaatgtaatttatatgCAATTTATACTAAATTAAATTTGAGATCGTTAGCTTCTCTTGGAAACAGGTTGCAGGTAAAGAAAAGTATATTTTAGTTTGCCTCATAAATTATTTAATTGGGTATaggttattacagttatatattttgatatttagctaatattattatattgcttcATCAAGTGTACagcatttgtaaatatatacttcTAGAATAGATGAAAGTATATGAtgtttccttgttattattatccttttgttCATGAAAANNNNNNNNNNNNNNNNNNNNNNNNNNNNNNNNNNNNNNNNNNNNNNNNNNNNNNNNNNNNNNNNNNNNNNNNNNNNACTGATGACAACGACAACACACACCATTCTAGCAAATCATAACTACACTACACAACAAAAGCTCTTAAATGTAATTTAAGTCCTCACTGAAGTGACAGAAATTATTATGTGTTTCCAAGTTAAGTAATTTCatctaaaataatattttccATGTCTGCTGTTCTCAATAAGCATACTCAGATACTTTGCATTAGAATGAAGGGATGTTTTGAGAATTTTAAACTTTGGAAACTATAGAATTTCCTATTAGATGGTTGGAATAAAGTATAGTTCCATGTACATACAGTATTAAAATAAAGTTAATTCTTATTACATCTAGCATGAATACAATTTGTTAATCTTCCAATTTCAAGATAAAGGAAGTTATTCATATCTGAATGAGTTTCAAATGAACAAATGTTAAagggatgaataataatatataagcctatttattttatatttttattacatatgacaATACAGAACCAGCTCCAAGATTGTGTATGGcctaaaaacaatacaaaaattttaaaaccagaaAAGAATGATACTtctatttaaaatctatatctgattatatattgtattttttgtagaATTAAATATGACCAGTCTATCAATTGTAATGCTAAAAATAGaggatttacagaaaaaaaattgaataactgATGGCACTGCTTAATTCTAGGTTAATACTAGTTTAcagtaatgtttttttaatgaaagtatTTCAAGTCAACTTTTGaaagctatgtatatataaaaatgcctgTCTGTTAAACTCCTCAGTGAAAAATGTTGCATGCATAATGAAACTCATCATAAATGCTATGAAAATTCAGTGCAGttccaaataatgataattctctCCTGCCCANNNNNNNNNNNNNNNNNNNNNNNNNNNNNNNTGGGAATATTAACAAAAGTACCTACAATATTTTGATCATGAACCCACAAAGCACTTTATATAATTTGattgtatttcatttattaaaacgATTCTGTTCCATTCCCTGACATTAGCAATTTTTGAAGAGAACACAGAGCCAGATTGATTACATTTCAGTGTCCTATCATATCTAAATGCCAAACGCGAGCACCCACAAGCCTAATCGCGGAATCCTGTGCCATAGTTGGCTCCACCAGCTTTCACGAGCTCTTGTAAAAAGGCTTCGTGGTCCAGTTCGTGAGCGCTTTCTATTGTCAACTCCACTGCAAAGTTCTGTAGAAAGAGAAGCATTAGGGTATATAGATAAAGTAAGTTCGACAAAGATCGCATTTTTTTAAAGCTCAGTCATTGACTCAGAATTTGTTTAATCGTattattgattttcttctttaCAGAACCAAATGTTACTGCAAGATCCTATATTATAAGTGAACATTTTTTTGAATAACTAACTTTCATATAATGTTTCTTTAATTATAACAACCATTGTAACTAAAATCTTATCAAGGAACCTATTGTATAACTGAACTTCATATAATTTCCACATTAATATAACAAACTATAATTGCTACTCACAACAAGAGGCACTTTACCAACTACCTTATCAGTAACTCCTTCAAATTAACAACATACAAACATCACTTAGTACAAGAGTCTTTAACAAAAAGCTGCCAGAACGCCCATTAAGAAAACAAACACCGGAGTCCtaattccattatatttttttccaccaaGGAACACAAAACACGTAAATGCTACTCACTGCAAGAACCTCTTTGACGAGGGCCTTATCGGTGGACATTTTCGCTTTCTTGATGGGCGAGACCTCGGTGCCCACCCAAGTTAGCATCAGGAACTTCGACCTCTTGCTCATCTCATCCCCAGTCTGCAGAGGGAAAGGttgtttatattaaaatagtaaaGGTAATCCATAGTTCCCCCTCCTCACTGAAAAAAGGAAGCTAATGTACCTCAATTCACCCAAAATCCAGAGCAACAAAactcaaaaataatgaaacaataatatccTTAATATTCCATTTATAGAAAACTTCCCGAATGCTAATACCCAGGCCCTAAAATCCTAAGGCCTGGAATCTCTGATCTTAAAATTCTAGAACCCTCAGCTCTGGACCCTTAACCCCTGCCCCCTTTCTCCCCAAAAAACTTAAGACCTCAAAACACCCAAACCTTAAAACACTAAAATCTTATAACCTAAAACTTTAAAACCCTAAAATTCTGAATGTCCCAACCCCAAAGCCCTCAaactccaaaacccaaaaacccttaaccccctaaaaccctaaaaccccaaacccctaaaaCCAGAGATCATCCAACCCCTAAAACCCTTAATCtcctaaaacccccaaacccctaaaaCCCTGAACacccacccccctaaaaaacaaaaccccagatCACCC
It contains:
- the LOC119591918 gene encoding coactosin-like protein, with amino-acid sequence MASTQIDREGLHSAYSDVRDDKSDVNWAVFKYEGSQVTVAAKGQTFDDFKAQFGDDERAFAYLRIQTGDEMSKRSKFLMLTWVGTEVSPIKKAKMSTDKALVKEVLANFAVELTIESAHELDHEAFLQELVKAGGANYGTGFRD